The following coding sequences are from one Streptomyces sp. NBC_00536 window:
- a CDS encoding serine/threonine-protein kinase: MATTAAAMADWEPGALLLKEFTVERILGEGGFGRVALVRNLRSGEPYAVKRLHSLDPVHQGNLLTEAQRWIALPPHPHITECRFTRSVGDRLAVFSAYAPGGSLDDRIRSGELFGSGGAPALRRVLAIAAQAAWGLETAHAAGLLHLDVKPANILFGADGAAMITDFGLADVPEQDTERVLSEEAVLDHLAADPSLDAREREAFKGVLGRALGFGGAPADDLFVAAARGRTTAYASPEQAEGRQVGPSADVWSWAVTVLEMLVGERTWMSGTVAALALETACRERLTDRSLPVPPRLAGLLRECFRDDPSARPGSLGQVADVLLDIAREETGGPLEVGAPPRLAPGSERPRLYERRSVHGAEWADPRGLLHYAYETAALDLREAVAFWPRRAGGLQSRLLEDLRTLNEAWRVLSGLSASPSAGAPAQGAEIAAALARCAWSVAEVQQQLGDVAASIDHYRQALRILDALPPATTRTTLPPVLISLSIALRRGGAEPESLVVADRAIAAARLLEDPQEGATALGSALLTKANTLERTEGAAEALYEASAAAFRSAGDASGEAKALAGLAALMDTQGRPERAAGLWDEVDRTLSAYSGAFRRDLQATRASIRLNRAQLSPARSPEQLSRATAAVDLYGPLVREQGLHEFAGELGTALCLVGIGTEHRGDPRAALAAYQEASELLQDAVLRDGRAELAHQLAESYDHASTLIRDLDGPRRAVEPARRAVDMWRRLTGLDGIARWGGGLAAALEKLAVSLLEADLLDEAEQRIDDGLQVVADPGWNERWCVAEAMLHRTRGVVYRRGGRLGEAHRACARALEILEGAEGHDAARARLYATQTIAAVLGDAGEYREALRAHEVIAAQTQELVREQVLPVADLADAFQRLANSFTAYGLPAAAADAARASLEAYDLSIGQGRSDLVAEAARTRGTLAIALQRSGALRGALEALEEALDAYRGVPEGDESMRRAARVVPGRAASRGTSGDGTGAATTPEATPGERAFVLRGFGALAAELRETLGSRPADLPRRLSELRERYESAVAGSRAGSPREASMLLEGLAGTLTWLAAAHQDDRIDQLSAETGLAQGMAAMYCGREAAADHGFRQAVDSYHLLVMERRRPEFTESWFKAWIGMASSLVLQGDDAAADETVRELIAHVRRLLPREVRQWNRLAESALREMRQARG, encoded by the coding sequence ATGGCGACGACGGCAGCGGCGATGGCGGACTGGGAGCCAGGCGCCCTCCTACTCAAAGAGTTCACCGTCGAGCGGATTCTGGGCGAGGGCGGTTTCGGCCGCGTCGCGCTCGTCCGCAACCTCAGGTCCGGCGAGCCCTACGCCGTCAAGCGGCTCCACAGCCTGGATCCGGTCCACCAGGGAAACCTGCTCACCGAGGCACAGCGCTGGATCGCGCTGCCTCCCCATCCGCACATCACCGAATGCCGCTTCACCCGGAGTGTGGGCGACCGGTTGGCCGTGTTCAGCGCGTACGCGCCGGGCGGTTCCCTCGACGACCGCATCCGGTCCGGCGAGCTCTTCGGCAGCGGCGGCGCGCCCGCGCTGCGCCGGGTGCTCGCCATCGCGGCACAGGCCGCCTGGGGGCTGGAGACGGCCCACGCGGCGGGGCTGCTGCACCTCGACGTCAAGCCCGCCAACATCCTCTTCGGCGCCGACGGGGCCGCGATGATCACCGACTTCGGGCTGGCGGACGTACCGGAACAGGACACGGAGAGGGTGCTGTCCGAGGAGGCGGTGCTCGACCATCTCGCGGCGGATCCGTCGTTGGACGCCAGGGAACGCGAAGCCTTCAAGGGGGTGCTCGGCCGGGCGCTGGGGTTCGGCGGGGCGCCCGCCGATGACCTCTTCGTCGCGGCGGCCCGCGGCCGGACCACGGCGTACGCCTCCCCGGAACAGGCCGAAGGACGGCAGGTGGGGCCCTCCGCCGACGTGTGGAGCTGGGCCGTCACCGTACTGGAGATGCTCGTCGGGGAGCGCACCTGGATGTCCGGGACCGTGGCCGCGCTCGCGCTGGAGACCGCGTGCCGGGAACGGCTCACCGACCGCTCGCTCCCCGTACCGCCGCGCCTGGCCGGACTGCTGCGGGAGTGCTTCCGGGACGATCCCTCCGCGCGGCCCGGATCACTGGGGCAGGTCGCCGACGTACTGCTGGACATCGCCCGGGAGGAGACGGGCGGACCGCTGGAGGTCGGCGCACCGCCCCGGCTCGCTCCCGGCAGCGAACGCCCCCGGCTGTACGAGCGCCGGTCGGTCCACGGCGCGGAGTGGGCGGACCCCCGCGGCCTCCTCCACTACGCGTACGAAACCGCGGCACTCGACCTCCGGGAGGCCGTCGCCTTCTGGCCCCGGCGCGCGGGCGGCCTCCAGTCCCGGCTGCTGGAGGACCTGCGGACCCTCAACGAGGCCTGGCGGGTGCTCTCCGGCCTGTCCGCGAGCCCGTCGGCCGGGGCCCCGGCCCAGGGGGCCGAGATCGCGGCCGCGCTCGCGCGGTGCGCGTGGAGCGTCGCCGAGGTCCAGCAGCAACTGGGCGATGTGGCGGCCTCCATCGACCACTACCGCCAGGCGTTGCGGATCCTCGACGCCCTCCCGCCCGCGACGACCCGCACCACGCTCCCGCCGGTCCTGATCTCCCTGTCCATCGCTCTGCGCCGCGGCGGCGCAGAGCCGGAGTCCCTGGTCGTCGCCGACCGTGCCATCGCCGCCGCGCGGCTGCTGGAGGACCCCCAGGAGGGCGCCACCGCGCTCGGTTCGGCGCTGCTGACCAAGGCGAACACGCTGGAGCGGACGGAAGGTGCCGCCGAGGCACTGTACGAGGCCTCCGCGGCGGCCTTCCGCTCGGCAGGGGACGCCTCGGGCGAGGCCAAGGCGCTCGCGGGGCTGGCCGCCTTGATGGACACACAGGGCCGGCCGGAGCGCGCCGCCGGTCTGTGGGACGAGGTCGACCGCACGCTGTCGGCGTACAGCGGCGCGTTCCGGCGGGACCTGCAGGCGACGCGCGCCTCGATCCGGCTCAACCGGGCCCAGCTCTCCCCCGCCCGCTCCCCGGAGCAGCTCAGCCGCGCCACCGCGGCCGTGGACCTCTACGGCCCCCTCGTTCGCGAACAGGGCCTGCACGAATTCGCCGGGGAACTGGGCACGGCCCTGTGCCTCGTCGGCATCGGAACGGAGCACCGGGGCGACCCCCGGGCGGCCCTCGCGGCGTACCAGGAGGCCTCCGAACTGCTCCAGGACGCCGTGCTGCGCGACGGGCGCGCCGAACTCGCCCACCAGCTCGCCGAGTCCTACGACCACGCGTCGACGCTCATCCGCGATCTGGACGGCCCGCGGCGCGCGGTCGAACCGGCGCGGCGCGCCGTCGACATGTGGCGTCGGCTGACGGGCCTGGACGGGATCGCCCGGTGGGGCGGGGGGCTCGCCGCCGCACTGGAGAAGCTCGCGGTCTCACTGCTCGAGGCCGACCTGCTCGACGAGGCGGAGCAGCGGATCGACGACGGCCTCCAGGTCGTGGCCGACCCGGGATGGAACGAACGGTGGTGCGTGGCCGAGGCGATGCTGCACCGGACCAGGGGCGTCGTGTACCGGCGCGGAGGCCGCCTGGGTGAGGCGCATCGCGCGTGTGCGCGGGCGCTGGAGATCCTGGAGGGCGCGGAGGGGCACGACGCGGCGCGCGCCCGCCTCTACGCGACGCAGACCATCGCCGCCGTGCTCGGTGACGCCGGTGAGTACCGCGAGGCGTTGCGGGCCCACGAGGTCATCGCGGCACAGACGCAGGAGCTGGTGCGTGAGCAGGTCCTGCCCGTCGCGGACCTGGCCGATGCCTTCCAGCGGCTGGCCAACTCCTTTACGGCGTACGGTCTTCCGGCCGCGGCGGCGGACGCCGCGCGCGCGTCCCTGGAGGCGTACGACCTGAGCATCGGGCAAGGGCGTTCGGACCTGGTCGCGGAGGCCGCCCGGACCAGGGGGACGTTGGCCATCGCACTGCAGCGGTCGGGTGCACTGCGCGGTGCGCTGGAGGCGTTGGAGGAGGCACTGGACGCCTACCGCGGGGTTCCCGAGGGCGATGAGAGCATGCGCAGGGCCGCTCGGGTGGTGCCGGGACGCGCTGCGTCCCGTGGCACGTCCGGCGACGGGACCGGTGCCGCGACCACGCCGGAAGCCACACCGGGCGAGCGTGCCTTCGTACTGCGCGGCTTCGGTGCCTTGGCCGCCGAGCTGCGCGAGACCCTCGGCTCGCGTCCCGCCGACCTGCCCCGCCGGCTGTCCGAACTCCGCGAACGCTACGAGTCGGCGGTGGCGGGCAGCCGGGCCGGAAGTCCCCGGGAGGCGTCGATGCTGCTGGAGGGCCTCGCCGGTACCCTCACCTGGCTGGCCGCCGCCCACCAGGACGACCGCATCGACCAGTTGAGCGCCGAGACCGGTCTGGCACAGGGCATGGCCGCGATGTACTGCGGCCGCGAGGCGGCGGCCGACCACGGGTTCCGGCAGGCCGTCGACAGCTACCACCTGCTGGTCATGGAGCGGCGCCGCCCCGAGTTCACCGAGAGCTGGTTCAAAGCCTGGATCGGCATGGCATCGAGCCTCGTCCTCCAGGGCGACGACGCCGCGGCAGACGAGACGGTCCGCGAACTGATCGCACACGTAAGGCGGCTCCTCCCCCGCGAGGTCCGGCAGTGGAACCGCCTCGCGGAATCGGCCCTGCGGGAGATGAGGCAGGCACGGGGGTGA